The genomic window CGGCTCGTCTCTTATCGGCAATTGCGAGACAAAGCCACACTAGCATTTTGATTCTGCTAGTGTCCTTTCGTCTCCGAATAACCGTGCGAGCGCGCCGCAAACCGATCGGTTATTCGGAGACGGGACACTAGTGGTCCGATTCTAGCGTTCGCATCCTGTCTCGTTTGGCACTCTTGCGAACGTTAGAATCGAAGGACCACTGACAAATATATAATTTGAGTGGAGCTTTTGGATTTGACGTTCGCATCACGAACTCGCGACAAACAGAGGGCGAACGTCAAATCCACTCCACTAGCCGCGCGTGCGTCGCGCCTTGGCATGACTTACCCATTTGAGGGGGCATTTTCCAGTGTTAGCTTGGCCGTCCAGTACTGCAAAATCGTGCTGACCAACAGGAAAACAGGGGATGGAAACAAATGGATAATGACCGCCGCAAATTCCTGAAGTCCTCCGCCGCCGGTGTGGTCGCCGGTGGCCTGCTCTCCACCAGCGCCCGCGACGCCTTCGCCCAGGCCAAAGGCCCCGCCCCCGCGCCCAACCAGCCGCCGAAGCTGGAAACCACCAAGAATATGACGTTCGCAATGCTGCAGACCCCGACGGGACTGGCGCTCGGCGTCCGCACCGACAAGGGCATTGTGAATGTGTCGGCGGCTGAACAGGTCTTCAAGCTCGGCGCGCCTCTCTCCACCGATGAGGTGATCAGCGGCGAATATAATGCTGCCGCGCTCAAGGCGACCATCGAGAAAGCGAAAGCCGCTGGCGATAAATATCTGGTTGCGGAGAAATCTGCCAAGTTCGCGCCCTGCGTCACAGAGCCCAGCAAAATCATTTGTGTGGGCCTGAACTACAAAGCGCACGCGGCGGAAGCCAACGAGAAGCTCCCCAAGGAGCCCATCCTGTTCAACAAATACAGCTCCACCCTCAACCATCACGGCGGCACGATCGCCGTCTCGAAGGAACCCGGCAAGAACTTCGACTACGAGACCGAACTGGTCGCGGTGATCGGTAAGACGGCCCGCAACGTCAGCGAAGGAGACGCGCTTGATTACGTGTTCGGTTACTGCACCGGTCAGGACTTCTCCGAACGCGATCAGCAGATGCGCTCGAGTCAGTGGATGCTCGGCAAAACCGGTGACGGCTGGGGGCCGATCGGTCCATGGCTGGTCACTGGCGATCAGGTCGATCCGGAAAACCTGAACCTGAAGACCCTGGTCAACGGCGAGCAGCGCCAATCCGCCAACACCAAGAACATGATCTTCAGCGTCAGGAAGCTCGTCAGCTACGCCTCACGATACATGACCCTTGAGCCCGGCGACCTGATTTTCACTGGCACGCCGGAAGGCGTGATCCTTGGCTATCCACCCGAGAAACGCGTGTGGCTGAAGGCTGGCGACAAGATCGTCTCCAGCATCGACAAGCTCGGCGATCTCGAATTCACCTTGACCTGAGATCACCCAAAACAAAACCACCGGCCGCGCGGCCGGTGGTTTTCATTTGAAATCACTGAAAATCAGACGATGTCGACGCGGTAGTTCTCGATCACCGTATTCGCCAGCAGCTTGTCGGCCGCAGCCTTCAGCGCCTCTTCGGCTTTTGCCTTGTCAGCAACGGCAAGCTCGATATCGAACACTTTGCCTTGACGAACGCTAGCGATGCCATCGACCCCAAGGGACTTCAAAGCGCCTTCAATGGCTTTTCCCTGCGGATCGAGAATGCCGTTCTTCAGCGTAACGGTAACACGTGCCTTCATCGCGATCAGCTCTTCACCAGCACCGGACCGGAGCCAGCCGGACGCTCGTTTTCGATCAGGATGCCGAGACGCTTCGCAACTTCGGTGTACGCTTCGAGTAAGCCACCGAGATCGCGGCGGAAGCGATCCTTGTCGAGCTTCTCGTTCGACTTGATGTCCCACAGGCGGCATGAGTCGGGAGAAATTTCATCGGCGACGATGATGCGCATCATGTCGTTTTCGAACAGACGTCCGCATTCCATCTTGAAATCTACAAGACGGATGCCGATGCCGAGAAACAGTCCGGTCAGGAAGTCGTTGACGCGGATGGCCAGCGCCATCATGTCGTCGATCTCCTGCGGCGTGGCCCAGCCGAACGCCGTGATGTGCTCTTCCGAGACCATCGGATCGCCGAGCTGATCGTTCTTGTAATAGAACTCGATAATCGAACGCGGCAGCTGGGTGCCTTCCTCGATCCCAAGGCGTTGCGACAGCGAGCCTGCAGCAACATTGCGCACCACAACCTCGAGCGGCACGATCTCGACCTCGCGGATCAATTGCTCGCGCATGTTGAGACGCTTGATGAAGTGCGTCGGTACACCAATGTCGTTCAGGTGCTGGAAGACGTATTCCGAAATCCGGTTGTTGAGGACGCCCTTGCCCTCGATCACCTGGTGTTTCTTGGCATTGAACGCGGTGGCGTCGTCCTTGAAGTGCTGAATCAGGGTGCCGGGTTCGGGTCCTTCATAAAGAACCTTGCCCTTGCCTTCGTAAATGCGACGCCGACGGCTCATAGGGATGTACCGTGTGTTGTTAAAATCCATGGATTGAGATGCTCCGGGTGATTACGCGACCCGCGGCGGAGCTGCCACGAAGCCCAGAATCGCGAAACAAATAGCGAACTGGTCTCTCAGGCAACCTAACCTATTGATCTGGCCGATACAACGTAATGACTGGGGTTTTACCGGCCAGTTTGATCCCTCCTGCGACCTCTGGTCCGTTGCCTTCGGGGTCCCACCAACGGTATCCAAAGGCCTCGCGCAGCCGGGCCCGGCGGCGCAATTTCAGCTGATGGAACAGATATATGTCCACTTTCGACAAGCGCCAGGAAAGCTTCGAAAAGAAGTTCGCCCTCGACGAGGAACAGAAGTTCAAGGCGGAAGCCCGCCGGAACAAGCTTTTGGGCCTTTGGGCCGCTGAAAAACTAGGCAAAACCGGCGACGATGCCGCCGCCTACTCCAAGGAAGTGGTGTCCGCCGATTTTGAAGAAGCCGGCGATGGCGACGTTCTTCGCAAGGTCGTGAAGGACCTCGCGGACAAGGGGGTCACCGAAGCCGAAGTCCGGCAGAAAATGGATGAGCTGGTCGCCATTGCCGTGGCCCAGATCAAGGCGGGCCAATAAGGGCCCCAGACGATAATCCCGATTTATCGGCCCGCGAGATGACCCTCGCGGGCCGAGCCTTTTTTAATGCCCTCTCGAATCCAAAGTTCGCCTCATGGTGAGCGCGCTCCGCAGCGAACTTTGGATTCGAGAGGGCACTAGTAAATCTATGCTTCTAGTGTGGTTTAGGTTCAGAAGTTCGCTGGAAGGACGCGATGGAAAAATGGAGCGAACTTCTGAACCACCACACTAGTCAGCCTTCCTTGAAGCCGTATTCCGGCACGTTGCCCGAGGCGCCGTAATATTTGTACGGCAGGAACTTGCCCGACATAGTGATCTTGACGCGATCCCCCTTCGGATTGGGCAGGCGCTCCATCACCATGTCGAAGTCGATCGCGGACATGATGCCGTCGCCATACTCCTCCTCGATCAGCGCCTTCCACGCCGGGCCATTCACCATCACCAGCTCGTAGAAGCGGTAAATCAGCGGGTCGGTCGGCGGCATCGGCATTCCGCGCATCGGCGTTTCATTGAGCATCGCGATTTCGGACTTCGACAGTCCAAATAGTTCGCCTGCGTTGGCCGCCTGCGGTTTGGTGAGCTTCATCTGACCGAGGATCGCGCCGACGATCAGAACCTCCGAATATCCGCCGATCTGCTCGCAGATGTATTTCCAGGTCCAACCCTTGTCGCGCTTGATATCAAGCAGCTTCTCGGTGAGATCGGATCGCTTCATGATTGAACTCCTGTTCTTTCTTAATTGACGTTGACTTGGGACGTGCCGGATGCGGCCTTTGGCCATTCGGCGGGATTGGACGAGATGATTGCGGGCTCGCCGAGCCCCGGTCGCACCACCGGCACATTGCGCGGGTCGTGGTCCTTGGTTGTTGCGACGAAGGTCTTGCTGCGGCTGACAAGAAAATCGACGATGTGATTCCGTGTGGCGTAATAGAGCGGGTGACGATGCAGATCGATGCGAGCCCGATCCTTCGGCAATGGGTTCTCGACGATCTCGGCCAGCACCGCCCCTGGACCGTTGGTCATCAGGAAGATCTTGTCGGCGAGATAGATCGCCTCGTCCACGTCGTGCGTAATCATGAATGTCGTCTGCCCGGTCTCCAGACAGATGCGCCGGACCTCGTCCTGCAACGTGCCGCGGGTCAACGCGTCGAGCGCCGAGAACGGCTCATCCATCAGCAGGATTTTTGGCGTAATCGACAAAGCACGCGCGATACCGACGCGCTGTTTCATGCCGCCCGATAATTCCGATGGCCGCTTCAATTCCGAACCTGTCAGGCCGACGAGATCGATGAAGGTCTGCGCGTGTGCCTTGACCCTTGCCTGATCCCATTTGGGCCACTTGGACGACACCGCGAAACTGACATTGCCGAGCACCGTTCGCCACGGCAGCAACGCATGGCTTTGGAAAATCACCGCACGGTCGAGGCTCGTGCCTTCGATCGCCTGCCCATCCACGATCACAGCACCTTCACTCGGCTCATCGAGACCCGCGAGAATATTGAGCACGGTGGTCTTACCGCATCCGGAGTGCCCGATGATGCAGCCGAACTCGCCGCGCTCTAGCGACAACCAAAGATGTTCGAAGATGGTCGTCGGACTGCCGGACGATACGGCGGGATAACGCCGTGCGATGTCTTCGATCGATATGAAGCTGGCCATATTCCCTACTCCGGAAACGTGACCATGCGCGTGAACCGCGCGAGGATCTGGTCGAACATCATTCCAACGATGCCGATCACCAGGATGGCAATGATCACATTGGTGATCGACAGATTGTTCCACTCATTCCAGACGAAGTAACCGATGCCGGTGCCACCGACGAGCATCTCGGCCGCGACGATCACGAGCCACGCGATGCCGATGGAAATCCGCATGCCGGTGAGAATGGTCGGCGCCGCAGCGGGCAGGATCACAGTAAAGGCCCGCCGTATCGGCCCTACCTCCAGCGTGCGCGCGACATTGATCCACTCCTTGCGAACGGAGGCGACACCAAATGCGGTGTTGATCAGCATCGGCCAGATCGCGCAGATGAAGATCACGAAGATCGCGGAAATGCTGGAGTCCTTAATGGTGTAGAGCGCGAGCGGCATCCAGGCGAGCGGAGAGATCGGCTTCAGCACCTGGATGAACGGATCAAGAGCTTTGCTGATCAGCGGCGACATCCCGATCAGAAAGCCGAGAGGAATCGCAGCTACCACCGCAAGCAGATAGCCGAACAGCACGCGCGCGATGGAATAGCCGAGCTGAATGCCGAGGCCCTTGTCGTTCGGCCCCTTGTCGTAGAACGGACTTTTAATGTGCTCCCACAACTTTGCGCCGACATCGAGCGGGCCCGGCATCGCCGATTTGCCCTGCGTCGCCGTCAGCCCCATCAGCTTGGCGTATTCCGGGCTCATGGTAGTAACCGGTGCGGTGCTGCGGGTGGCCAGATGCCACGCGCCAATGAAGACTGCGAAGATTGCAACCGAGAGGATGGCCGCGCGAAACCTGAGCGATGATGCCACGTCAGCTCGCCTTCCTGATTTTGAAGCTGGCGAGATAATCGTCAGGCTTTGCCGGATCGAAGGTCTTGCCCATGACGGCGAAGGACTTTGAGGTCGTTTCCGGCGGGGTAAAGCCGGCCTCCTTCATCAGCCTCGCGGTATCGGTCGCCAGATAAACCTGGCTCGCGACGTTAGCGTAATCGACATCACCCTTGATCTGCCCCCACCGCTTCATCTGGGTCATGATCCACACCGCGAACGACTGCCAGGGGAATGGATCGAAATCGACGCGGTTCGGCTGGGTGACGACATTGCCGAGGCCATCGGCGAAGGTGCCGGTCAGAATCTGTTCGAGCACGATCTGCGGCTGGTTGAGATAGTTTGCCGGCGCGATCGCCTCGGCAATCTGCTTGCGGTTCTCGGGCTTGTGGGCGAACGCTGTCGCATCGATGATCGACTTCAGCAGCGCGGCATACGTGTTTGGCATCGTCGTGACGAATTCCTTCGACGCCGCAAAGGCGCAGCATGGGTGCCCTTCCCAGATATCTTTCGTCAGGATGTGAATGAAACCGACGCCGTCATAAACCGCGCGCTGATTCATCGGATCCGGCCCGAGGAAGCCGTCGATATTGTCCGCGCGCAAGTTTGCGACCATTTCCGGCGGTGGCACCGCACGGATTTGCACGTCGGTATCGGGATCGATGCCGTGCTCCGCGAGATAGTAGCGCAGCAGGTAGTTGTGCATCGAGTAGTCGAACGGCACCGCGAACTTGAAGCCCTTCCAGTCCTTCGGGTCGCGCTTGTCCTTATGCTTCATCGCAAGCGTGATCGCCTGCCCGTTGATGTTCTCCACCGCCGGCATCGTGTAGGGCTGCGGAGTTGAGCCGACGCCCATGGTGATGGCGAGCGGCATCGGCGACAGCATGTGCGCCGCGTCGTATTCCTTGTTCAGTGTCTTGTCGCGGATCACTGCCCAACCGGCGGTCTTGATCACTTCGACGTTGAGACCCTGCTTGGAATAGAACCCCATGGGCGCGGCCATGATGATCGGCGTCGCGCAGGTGATCGGAATGAACCCGACCTTGAGGTCCTTCTTTTCGAGCGGAGCGCCCTGCGCAAACACTTCGGTTGCGGTCTTGAGCGGGAAGAACTGCGACACCGCCGCAAGCGCCGTCGCGGCACCGACAGACTTCAGGAACGCGCGGCGCGCCACGTCCTGCGGGAACATCGCCCGCATGACCGCCGATGCGACGACGCCCTCGTACCGCTCGTCCTCGCTCTCTGCCGGGACGCACTGCAGAGCGACCTGCGCCTCACGGTCGTGCTCACCTTGCGAACGATGCCGCCCGCAATTGCATCCCATGGACAACGGGTTTTCGGTATCGAACGGATTGTCGAAGATGGACATCGCGAGCTCCCTGCGTGATCGGCCTCTGGGAGCTTATTACGCAAGCTTCGTGCCATGCCGCGGAGCCCAAAATCTTCAATAACCCCAGTGGCGGTGCGACAAATTGGCATTTACGAAATTTCGTAATACGCGATATTTCGTAATTGAATTTACGAGATTTCGTCAGATGTCACATGGTTCAGAGATCACTGAAGGGCAGCTCTCTAAGTCGCTTTCCGCCAGCGCCCCTAGCAGCGCATTCGACTTTTCGGTCGAGCCTTTGCTGCTGCTCGACCCCAAAGCGGACCAGATCATTGATGCGAATCCGGCGGCCTGCACCCTCCTCGGTTACGACCGCACGCTGCTGCGGCAGATGAAAATCAGCGCTCTTCATGCGGGACAACTTCCGGCCTTGATCGTGTTTACCCAGGCCGTATTGGCCAAGGGCGCCTACTGGACACGTTCGTTGATCCCCAGACACGCCGCCGGCACCGAGCTTCGCGTCGAATACACCGGCTCAGTTATTCCCAACGGCGAGAACTCGCTGGTGCTTCTCGCCATCAGCGATCTCGAGGAGCGGCAGCGCCGCGCCGTCGATGCAGCGGCGGAAGATTACATGCGCGGCGGTATCGCCGCTTGGCAACGCGTCGAGCGGGTATTTCGCGACATCGAGCGCGAGAACCAATTGATCCTGCGTGCGGCAGGCGAAGGCATCTACGGTGTCAATGCTGAGGGCAAAACCACCTTCGTCAATCCTGCCGCGGAGCGGATGCTTGGATGGTCAGCGGACGAGCTGGTGGGAAAGGATATTCATTCTATCGTGCACCACACCCATCACGATGGCAGGCATTATCCACATGAGGATTGCCCGATTTACGCAGCATTCCGGGATGGCGCCGTCCACAAAATCGACGGCGAGGTGTTCTGGCGAAAGGACGGCACGCCGGTCTGGGTGGAGTACACATCAACTCCGATCCGAGATCGCAATCTGGTGGTTGGCGCCGTCATCGTGTTTCGCGATGTCAGCCAGCGCCGTGAAGCTGACGAGAAGTTGCGGGCAGCACTTGCCGAGGTTGATCAATTGCGTGAACGCCTTGAGCAGGAAAACGCTTATCTGCAGGAAGAAATCCGCATCGAGACCAATCCACGCGGCATTATCGGACGCTCAGAGGCGATCCAGACCGTCCTACGGCAGGTCAACCTCGTCGCGCCCACCGACGCGTCGGTGCTGATCACCGGCGAATCCGGCACGGGCAAGGAGCTGATCGCCCGAGCAATCCATGAAGCGAGCCAACGGCAGGACCGCCCGCTGATCCGCGTCAATTGTGCGGCCATCCCACGCGAACTATTCGAGAGCGAATTCTTCGGCCATGTCAGAGGCGCATTTACGGGCGCGCTACGCGATCGGATCGGGCGCTTTGAACTTGCCGATGGAGGCACGCTGTTTCTCGACGAAGTCGGCGAGATCCCGCTCGAGCTCCAAGGCAAGCTCCTGCGCGTGTTGCAGGAAGGACATTTCGAGCGCGTGGGCGAAGAACGCACGCGTGCGGTGGACGTCCGCGTCATTGCCGCCACCAATCGCGACCTGAAGCGGGAGGTTCAGGGGGGCCGCTTCCGTGAAGACCTTTATTTTCGGCTTAACGTGTTTCCGGTGGAATCTATTCCGTTGCGCGAACGACGCGAAGACATTCCCCTGCTCGCGCAACACTTCCTCAGCAGCGAGAGCAAAGCGCTGAAATCGGATCTTCGGCTGTCGGAGGGGGATGCCCGTAAGCTGTCGCGCTACGACTGGCCGGGCAATGTCCGCGAACTGCAGAACGTCATCGAACGTGCCGCCATTCTCGCACAGAACGGGCGGCTGCGGATCGATCTGCCGGACGGCCATACTGCAACGTCGACGGACCATCGCAAAGGCGTGCCGCGACCAGCGATTCTCACCGACGATGAATTTCGCGCACAGGAGCGCGCCAACATCGCCGCTGCACTTAAGATCTGTAATGGCAAAGTGTCTGGTGCAGGCGGCGCCGCCGAGCTCCTTGCAATGAAGCCGACGACGCTTGCCTCACGTATCAAAGCACTGGGTTTAAATTAGCCGGAGCCGATCACTTCAGCGCGTCCGCGACTTTCGCAATGCCGGCGTTGGCGCAGACTTCGTCCTTGTCGCCGCCCGGTGCGCCGGACACGCCGACTGCGCCGATGGTCTCGTTGCCAACCTTGATCGGCACGCCGCCCGCCGCCCAGACCGTTCCCGGAATCTGACGCAGGTAAGCCCTTTCCGGGTCCGATGTGAGCTTCGCGAATTCACCCGACGTCTGGCCGCGCGTGCGGGCCGTATAAGCCTTGAGGCGGCTGAACTCCATAGTATGGGGATTGGTGCCATCGCCGCGGATCTGCGCAGCAACGTTGC from Nitrobacteraceae bacterium AZCC 1564 includes these protein-coding regions:
- a CDS encoding uncharacterized protein GlcG (DUF336 family) (product_source=COG3193; cleavage_site_network=SignalP-noTM; cog=COG3193; pfam=PF03928; superfamily=143744) is translated as MRLIRLVLLASASVFACGSAYAQALQTEKNISMGMAMAILQGTLDQCTKDGYKISITIIDKAGNVAAQIRGDGTNPHTMEFSRLKAYTARTRGQTSGEFAKLTSDPERAYLRQIPGTVWAAGGVPIKVGNETIGAVGVSGAPGGDKDEVCANAGIAKVADALK
- a CDS encoding 2-keto-4-pentenoate hydratase/2-oxohepta-3-ene-1,7-dioic acid hydratase in catechol pathway (product_source=COG0179; cath_funfam=3.90.850.10; cog=COG0179; pfam=PF01557; superfamily=53155,56529; tigrfam=TIGR01409), with the translated sequence MDNDRRKFLKSSAAGVVAGGLLSTSARDAFAQAKGPAPAPNQPPKLETTKNMTFAMLQTPTGLALGVRTDKGIVNVSAAEQVFKLGAPLSTDEVISGEYNAAALKATIEKAKAAGDKYLVAEKSAKFAPCVTEPSKIICVGLNYKAHAAEANEKLPKEPILFNKYSSTLNHHGGTIAVSKEPGKNFDYETELVAVIGKTARNVSEGDALDYVFGYCTGQDFSERDQQMRSSQWMLGKTGDGWGPIGPWLVTGDQVDPENLNLKTLVNGEQRQSANTKNMIFSVRKLVSYASRYMTLEPGDLIFTGTPEGVILGYPPEKRVWLKAGDKIVSSIDKLGDLEFTLT
- a CDS encoding cyanate lyase (product_source=KO:K01725; cath_funfam=1.10.260.40,3.30.1160.10; cog=COG1513; ko=KO:K01725; pfam=PF02560; smart=SM01116; superfamily=47413,55234; tigrfam=TIGR00673) — translated: MKRSDLTEKLLDIKRDKGWTWKYICEQIGGYSEVLIVGAILGQMKLTKPQAANAGELFGLSKSEIAMLNETPMRGMPMPPTDPLIYRFYELVMVNGPAWKALIEEEYGDGIMSAIDFDMVMERLPNPKGDRVKITMSGKFLPYKYYGASGNVPEYGFKEG
- a CDS encoding nitrate/nitrite transport system substrate-binding protein (product_source=KO:K15576; cath_funfam=3.40.190.10; cog=COG0715; ko=KO:K15576; pfam=PF13379; superfamily=53850), giving the protein MSIFDNPFDTENPLSMGCNCGRHRSQGEHDREAQVALQCVPAESEDERYEGVVASAVMRAMFPQDVARRAFLKSVGAATALAAVSQFFPLKTATEVFAQGAPLEKKDLKVGFIPITCATPIIMAAPMGFYSKQGLNVEVIKTAGWAVIRDKTLNKEYDAAHMLSPMPLAITMGVGSTPQPYTMPAVENINGQAITLAMKHKDKRDPKDWKGFKFAVPFDYSMHNYLLRYYLAEHGIDPDTDVQIRAVPPPEMVANLRADNIDGFLGPDPMNQRAVYDGVGFIHILTKDIWEGHPCCAFAASKEFVTTMPNTYAALLKSIIDATAFAHKPENRKQIAEAIAPANYLNQPQIVLEQILTGTFADGLGNVVTQPNRVDFDPFPWQSFAVWIMTQMKRWGQIKGDVDYANVASQVYLATDTARLMKEAGFTPPETTSKSFAVMGKTFDPAKPDDYLASFKIRKAS
- a CDS encoding phosphoribosylformylglycinamidine synthase PurS subunit (product_source=TIGR00302; cath_funfam=3.30.1280.10; cog=COG1828; ko=KO:K23264; pfam=PF02700; superfamily=82697; tigrfam=TIGR00302), giving the protein MKARVTVTLKNGILDPQGKAIEGALKSLGVDGIASVRQGKVFDIELAVADKAKAEEALKAAADKLLANTVIENYRVDIV
- a CDS encoding formate hydrogenlyase transcriptional activator (product_source=KO:K15836; cath_funfam=1.10.8.60,3.30.450.20,3.40.50.300; cog=COG3829; ko=KO:K15836; pfam=PF00158,PF00989,PF13188; smart=SM00086,SM00091,SM00382; superfamily=46689,52540,55785; tigrfam=TIGR00229); protein product: MSHGSEITEGQLSKSLSASAPSSAFDFSVEPLLLLDPKADQIIDANPAACTLLGYDRTLLRQMKISALHAGQLPALIVFTQAVLAKGAYWTRSLIPRHAAGTELRVEYTGSVIPNGENSLVLLAISDLEERQRRAVDAAAEDYMRGGIAAWQRVERVFRDIERENQLILRAAGEGIYGVNAEGKTTFVNPAAERMLGWSADELVGKDIHSIVHHTHHDGRHYPHEDCPIYAAFRDGAVHKIDGEVFWRKDGTPVWVEYTSTPIRDRNLVVGAVIVFRDVSQRREADEKLRAALAEVDQLRERLEQENAYLQEEIRIETNPRGIIGRSEAIQTVLRQVNLVAPTDASVLITGESGTGKELIARAIHEASQRQDRPLIRVNCAAIPRELFESEFFGHVRGAFTGALRDRIGRFELADGGTLFLDEVGEIPLELQGKLLRVLQEGHFERVGEERTRAVDVRVIAATNRDLKREVQGGRFREDLYFRLNVFPVESIPLRERREDIPLLAQHFLSSESKALKSDLRLSEGDARKLSRYDWPGNVRELQNVIERAAILAQNGRLRIDLPDGHTATSTDHRKGVPRPAILTDDEFRAQERANIAAALKICNGKVSGAGGAAELLAMKPTTLASRIKALGLN
- a CDS encoding phosphoribosylaminoimidazole-succinocarboxamide synthase (product_source=KO:K01923; cath_funfam=3.30.200.20,3.30.470.20; cog=COG0152; ko=KO:K01923; pfam=PF01259; superfamily=56104; tigrfam=TIGR00081) — encoded protein: MDFNNTRYIPMSRRRRIYEGKGKVLYEGPEPGTLIQHFKDDATAFNAKKHQVIEGKGVLNNRISEYVFQHLNDIGVPTHFIKRLNMREQLIREVEIVPLEVVVRNVAAGSLSQRLGIEEGTQLPRSIIEFYYKNDQLGDPMVSEEHITAFGWATPQEIDDMMALAIRVNDFLTGLFLGIGIRLVDFKMECGRLFENDMMRIIVADEISPDSCRLWDIKSNEKLDKDRFRRDLGGLLEAYTEVAKRLGILIENERPAGSGPVLVKS
- a CDS encoding nitrate/nitrite transport system permease protein (product_source=KO:K15577; cath_funfam=1.10.3720.10; cog=COG0600; ko=KO:K15577; pfam=PF00528; superfamily=161098; tigrfam=TIGR01183; transmembrane_helix_parts=Outside_1_4,TMhelix_5_27,Inside_28_96,TMhelix_97_119,Outside_120_152,TMhelix_153_175,Inside_176_195,TMhelix_196_213,Outside_214_216,TMhelix_217_239,Inside_240_245,TMhelix_246_268,Outside_269_279) — translated: MASSLRFRAAILSVAIFAVFIGAWHLATRSTAPVTTMSPEYAKLMGLTATQGKSAMPGPLDVGAKLWEHIKSPFYDKGPNDKGLGIQLGYSIARVLFGYLLAVVAAIPLGFLIGMSPLISKALDPFIQVLKPISPLAWMPLALYTIKDSSISAIFVIFICAIWPMLINTAFGVASVRKEWINVARTLEVGPIRRAFTVILPAAAPTILTGMRISIGIAWLVIVAAEMLVGGTGIGYFVWNEWNNLSITNVIIAILVIGIVGMMFDQILARFTRMVTFPE
- a CDS encoding hypothetical protein (product_source=COG5467; cog=COG5467; pfam=PF07345), which codes for MSTFDKRQESFEKKFALDEEQKFKAEARRNKLLGLWAAEKLGKTGDDAAAYSKEVVSADFEEAGDGDVLRKVVKDLADKGVTEAEVRQKMDELVAIAVAQIKAGQ
- a CDS encoding nitrate/nitrite transport system ATP-binding protein (product_source=KO:K15578; cath_funfam=3.40.50.300; cog=COG1116; ko=KO:K15578; pfam=PF00005; smart=SM00382; superfamily=52540; tigrfam=TIGR01184), whose protein sequence is MASFISIEDIARRYPAVSSGSPTTIFEHLWLSLERGEFGCIIGHSGCGKTTVLNILAGLDEPSEGAVIVDGQAIEGTSLDRAVIFQSHALLPWRTVLGNVSFAVSSKWPKWDQARVKAHAQTFIDLVGLTGSELKRPSELSGGMKQRVGIARALSITPKILLMDEPFSALDALTRGTLQDEVRRICLETGQTTFMITHDVDEAIYLADKIFLMTNGPGAVLAEIVENPLPKDRARIDLHRHPLYYATRNHIVDFLVSRSKTFVATTKDHDPRNVPVVRPGLGEPAIISSNPAEWPKAASGTSQVNVN